From the Synergistaceae bacterium genome, the window TGGATGATCTGGCAGAATCCGCGTCAGAGCGGGGTATTCCGGTCCTTTCCATTGGCGACGGAGGCAACGAAGCCGGTATGGGAGCGCTTTATGATCCGCTGAAGGCCCTTCTCCCCGACTTCTCGATCTGTATCTCAAAAGTTCCCTCAAACGTCTGCCTGCCCGTAGATGTCTCGAACTGGGGAGGCTACGCGCTGGCGGCGCTTCTGTCCGTTTTTTACCATCGCTGGCTGGGGCTCGACGAAAACGAAGAGGACAAAATGTTGCAGGCGCTTCTGAAAGCGGGGGCCGTCGACGGTATTTTGGGGCTTGCGAATCCTTCGGTGGATGGCATTTCTCTTCCTGAATTGAATGAGGTTTCATTGGCCATAAAAAACTGGTATTTTGGGAGTCTGTAAGGTATAATGTCAAAAAAGCGACGGCCATTTTTATTGATAGTTATGCTTTTTGCCGCAGCTTTAGCGTTCCTTTCCTTCTGGGTTATCCGACAGAATAGTACTCGGCCGGGAGAATCTCTGGAGATTCGTAATGTTGTAGTCAGTACTGAAGTGGATAACAGGCTCCATCTGACAGGCGCTGTTTCGCGGTTTCCCTACGGAACGAGGCAGGTGTGTCTGCGTTTTGATTACGGAAAAGCCGCGAAGAACAGTACTATCAGGATACACTGGTTTCTGGGAGAGAAACGTGTTCAGTCGGATACTTATGCTCTTTCGGTCCCGTCGGGTTCGAAAATTTATGGACTGGTGCGGGAAAATGGTCAGCCTTTGCCCAGAGGTTCTTATTCCATAAGTATCATCAGCAACGAGGAACGTCTCTCCGAGTTCAGATTTGAAATTTATTAGGGCCGCTTTTGCGATCCTGAAGCGTCGCTCCGCCTCTCCCATGCGCGGAGAAACGTGTATTTATAATCATGAGGTGAAATGGAATATGGCTTATATTTTTTCGTACAGGGCGGCATATCGTTATGGTTGCATCTAAAGAAAAGAAGGAGGTCGCGGAACAGACGGTTCTGACCCGGAAACGAACCCGGACCGTTCGGGAGACGACTGCGGAGACCCCTGCGAGGAGACGAGTGACGGCCAAAACTCCCTCCCCGGATGTCCCTCAGGAGCCTGCGACGGCGGAAGCTCCTCCGGAGGAAAGCCCCAAAGCGACGCCGAAACCCCGGGGACGACGACCTCGGCTGACGGGGGGAGAGACGCCTCTTCTGCCTCTGCTCGCGGAGCCCTCGGCGCCGGAGCCTTCGAAGGCGCAGGAAACGGCTCCCCCCGCCTCTCAGGAAACGCCGGAGCCCCCTGCTTCCCAGCCCGTCGCGACGGAATCCCCTTCTTCGAATCTGCCGGCCCCTGCAGCCGTTCCGGAACCTCCTGCTCCCGCGGTGGAGGTCTATTCTCCTCCCAAACCCAAGCATTCGTATGGATACCTCGCCGCTCAGACTCTGGTGGACCTGCGAAAAATCGGAAAAGAACTCTCTGTGCCGGGAGCGACGACACTCCGCAAGGACGATCTCATTATTTCCGTTCTGAAGGCCCAGGCCGAAAGCATGAACTACAAGTTCGGCGGAGGCACCCTTGAAATTCTGCCCGAGGGGTTCGGTTTCCTTCGACCCAAGGGAATGCTGCCCACGGACAATGACGTTTATCTGTCCGTTTCCCAGATCCGACGCTTCGGGCTGCGCAACGGAGACGTGATCTGGGGGCTCATTCGTCCTCCGCGGGAACAGGAACATTACGAGGCTCTTCTTCGAGTGGAGACGGTGAATTTCTCGGATCCGGAGCATTCCCGGCGTCGGGCCCAGTTCGGGCAGCTTACGCCCATTTTCCCCAATATCCGCATGAACCTGGAAACGGGGCCCAAGGACCTGGCCACCCGGCTGGTGGATATGTTCGCTCCCATTGGAATGGGGCAGAGGGCTCTGATCGTCTCGCCTCCGAAAGCGGGAAAAACGACCCTTCTGAAGCGAATCGCCAACGCCATCTCCGTAAACTGCCCCGACGTGATCCTGATGGCTCTCCTGATTGACGAGCGCCCCGAAGAAGTCACGGACATCGCGCGATCGGTGGACGGAGAGGTCATCGCCTCCACCTTCGACCGTCCCGCGGACGAACACATCCGTGTGGCGAACCTGGCCCTGGAGAAAGCCAAACGTCTGGCCGAGGCAAAACGGGACGTGGTCATTCTGCTGGACTCCATTACGCGCCTGGCGCGGGCCTCGAACCTGACGGTTCCTCCTTCGGGACGGACCCTGTCAGGCGGTCTGGACCCCTCCGGACTGTATTTCCCCAAGCGGTTTTTCGGCGCGGCCCGCAACTTCGAAGAGGGCGGCAGTCTGACCATCGTGGGCACGGCGCTGACGGATACGGGCAGCCGCATGGACGACGTCATCTACGAGGAGTTCAAGGGGACCGGCAACATGGAGCTGCACCTGTCCCGCAAACTGGCGGAGCAGAGAATTTTCCCCGCCATAGACATCACCCGGTCGGGAACCCGAAGAGAGGAGCTCCTGATGCCGGAGGACGAACTCGCCCGCCTCTGGGTGCTGCGCAAGCGCATCGTGGGCGTCGACGAGGCCGGAGCTCTGAATCTCATTCTCGATAAACTGCGGCAGACTCAGAACAATAAGGAATTTTTACTTTCCATTAAGCTGCCCTGAAGAAGGGACGTCCTGAAGCGGAATAAACATCTGAATTGGGACAAAAGTCCGCTTTTAATCGGGACGTGACAAAATCAGGGAAATATGAAGGCATAGAACTTCCGACTATGGTATAATCAGGAAAACGGGAGTTTGCCCTCTGAAAAGCAGATATTATTTTTGTGTGAGTTTTTTGGGGCAACAACTGTTGTATGTAATTTTTAATTTGTGTGTAGTTTTAATTTGACTATCTTTAATTTCCAGAAAAAAGATGCCTGTTGAGGGAATGTGTGTGATAGTCCAGCCTGCATAACCGGGAGGGATGTGTTTGAAAACATCCGGACGGAAGCGAGTCTCCGTCGACGAGAAGAGAATGAGCGTCAAAGAGTTTCGATGGGGATTTTGCTTGTTGATAGTTTTGATGTTTGGATTGTCGGTTTTCCTGATGGTATCGGCGGGAAGCCGTTTTTCCGAAGCCGCCTGGGGAATTTTGCCAATCGACGGCAGCGATGATATTTCAGCGGACGGTTTTATGGCCGTTGACCTGAGCGACACGGTGGAGCAGGATACGAATCCGTTCGCGATGGTGGCGTCGATGAGAGGCGCGGCGTTTGCGTTTCAGCGCCCTGCCGACGACGGGGAATTTCTTCCGGGCGAGGGGGAAACAGGGACCCCGGAGTTCTTTCGACGTTCGCTTCCCTCGGAGGTGAACGCGGGGGCCAATCTGCCCGCAGCGGAGAAGATCGAATCGGATTTGAAATTGCCTTCCGCCGCAACAAAAATGACGTCCATCCCGCTTCCTTCGCCGTTCAGCGAACCAGTGGGAGATTTCGGGCCTCTGCCCCGGGATCTTTCGGATTTTGAGTCCATCGTTCTGAATACCACTGAAGATGGTTTACGCCTTCCGGACGATTCTCTGGGAGATCTTCCTTCCATGGATCTTCCGGACGAAGATATCATTCTGGCGCAGGTGGGGCCTCACTGGAAGGAGCACGTGGTCAAAACCGGAGAAACGCTGTCGGACATTGCGCTTTTGTACGGCGGGGTCACGACGCAGGATATTCTCAGAGCCAATGGTCTGAAAGACGCCAACCGCCTTACGGCCCAGCAGATTCTTCTCATTCCGGACGATGCCGGATACATTGAAGATACGCTGGAAGAGGTGCGCATTCGGCAGTCCCGGGTGGCGGCGCTTCGGGAACAGGTGGTTCCCCTGAAGGTGGCCGCCTACGTGGTGACGGCGGGGGACAACCTCTGGTCCATCGCCAACTCTCATGATCTGGAACTGGATACGCTCATCGGGAGCAACACGTTCAGGGAATCCACCGTTCTGAAGCCGGGCATGGTGCTGAGAATCCCCAATCAGGATGGTATTTTTTACAAACTGAAAAAAGGGGACACAATGGACAGCCTCGTCAGAAAATACCAGGTGTCCCTCAGCAAGATCAAAAAGGTAAATCCGACGGTGGACGTGGTTTCTCTGAAGGCAGGGGACGAAATTTTCCTGCCGGGAGCCCGGCCGGAGGCCATTGTCGAGGCGAAGAAAGCCGATACGCCCGGAAAGAAAACCGCTTCCCCGGCCGCGACGGTTCAAAATAAGGGAGCCCGTCTCTACCGGTGGCCGGTTATGGGAAAGATCAACAGCCCCTTCGGATGGCGCCGTCATCCCATCACGAAGCGGAAGGACTTCCACACGGGGCTGGACATCAAGGCCAACCGGGATACGGTGATTCGATGCGCCCGGGACGGCAGGGTGGCTTACTCCGGATGGATGGGAGGCTACGGTAAGGTCGTTGTTGTGGAGCACGCCAACGGTCAGTCCACTCTGTACGCCCATTGCAATTCCCTTCTGGTGCAGAAGGGGGAGAAGGTCTCCGTTGGGCAGAATATCGCCAGAGTGGGTACCACGGGCCGGACGACCGGACCTCACCTCCACTTTGAAGTGCGCCTGGGCAACAGGGCCGAAAATCCGCTCAAGTATCTGAGGTAAAATCCCGCAGAAATTTGGGAAGATTTTTGGGAGATTGACAATCGGGGAAATTGGCTTCTTGACGAAGTGAGCCCTGAACGGTTAGAATATCTTAAATAGAATATTTCAAAACGCAGAATGTGATTTTTCAAGAATAGCACCGGACTGGAATTTTTTTTTTCTGGTCCGGTTTTTGTTTTGTGTACGAGTATGATTTAATCGGTTTTTATGTTTCAGTTTTTTATGTTTAGTTTATGGGAGGATCAGTGAAGAAGATGGCGAAATACGTTTTTATAACGGGTGGTGTGGTTTCTTCATTGGGCAAGGGGATAACGGCGGCGTCAATAGGCACGCTGCTGAAGAAACGAGGCTTTCGCGTATCCATCATCAAGGTGGACCCCTATCTCAACGTGGACGCGGGGACGATGAATCCCTTTCAGCACGGAGAGGTCTTCGTCACCGACGACGGCGCGGAGACGGACCTGGATCTGGGGCACTACGAGCGGTTCATCGACGAGTCTCTGGGGGATGAAAACAGCATTACGACGGGGAAAATCTATTCCAGCGTCATCGACAGAGAGCGTCGGGGAGCCTATCTGGGGGGCACCGTTCAGGTCATTCCCCATATCACCAACGATATTCAGGAACGCCTGATTCGAGCGGGAGAGGGCCGCGACGTGGTCATTGTGGAAATCGGCGGCACCGTGGGGGACATCGAAAGCCTTCCCTTTCTGGAGGCGATCCGCCAAATGTCCGACCGGGTGGGACGGGGAAACGCCATTTACTGCCATGTCACGCTGGTCCCCTGGCTGGAGGCCGCCCGGGAACTGAAGACCAAACCCACCCAGCACAGCGTTCAGGAACTTCGCCGCATCGGCATACTGCCCCATATTCTGGTGTGCCGGACCAGCCATCCCATGGACACGGACATGAAGAACAAGATCGCGCTCTTCTGCACCGTCCCTCCGGAGGCGGTGATCGAGGTCAGGGACGAGCCCACGATTTACAACGTCCCCATCAGCCTCCACCGGCAGAACCTGGATACCCTCGTTCTTCAGTACCTCTCCATCCCCTGTGAAAGCGGCCCGGACCTGGAGGACTGGCGTCTCGTGGTGGACCGCTTCATGAACGCCCCTGAGTCCGTGGAAATTGCGCTGGTGGGAAAATATATCCAGCACAAGGACGCTTACCTCAGCGTCGTGGAGGCCCTTCACCACGCGGGGATTCATCACAACGTGAAGGTGAAGGTTCGCTCCGTGGAGTCCTCGGACGTGGAGAAACAGGGCGTGGACGCCATGCTGGAGGGCGTGGACGGCATTTTGATCCCCGGAGGGTTCGGCTCCCGGGGCATCGAGGGAAAAATCGCCACGGTTCGCTACGCCCGGGAAAACAAAATTCCCCTTTTCGGCATTTGCCTGGGAATGCAGATGATGGTGGTGGAGTACGCCCGCAACGTCTGCCGCCTGGCGGGGGCCCACAGCGAGGAAATGGACCCCGCCACGGTCCATCCCGTTATCCACAGAATGCCGGAGCAGATCGGCCTTGAGAAGATGGGAGGAACCATGCGCCTCGGAGCTTACGACTGCGACCTGGTCGAAGGGTCCGCGGCCGCCCTGGCCTATGGCGCGAAGCGCATCAGCGAGCGCCATCGCCACCGCTACGAGTTCAACAACACCTACAGAGAACGCCTGGAAGACGCCGGGCTGCGGATTTCCGGAATCTGTACGGAGCGGAACCTGGTGGAAATCGTGGAGCTGCCGGGACATCCCTGGTTTTTGGGTGGGCAGTTTCACGGTGAACTGAAGTCCCGCCCCATCCGGCCTCATCCGTTATTTGCCGCTTTTGTCGGAGCTTCCATAAAAAATCGCGACTCAAACTGATAAAATACGCAGGGCGACCTTTGCGCGTGTTTTTGCCTCGTATCCGCGATGGGGTTTCTGGAGGGTTTTCAGGAGAGTTTTCATGAGAACGGAGGGATGAAGTTTGGAAAAAGTAAGGATTATAAAGAAGCAGGTGTTGAGTTCACTCTTTGTGCTGGTATTCCTGCTTTGCGGCGGAGTTGCCAATGCCGCCGAAAACGAGGGCAAATCTTCTTCCATGCAGATGATGGAACGCGTGGAGATGGTGGTCTACGGAGAAGCGGGCAAGGGAGGACTCATCGACCGTCTGAACACGCTGGAGAAGGAGCTTTTTGGACGAAGCCTGCCGGGGAGCATCTCCGAACGGCATACGGCGATTCTCAATTTTCTTGAGGTCGGGACGGCGGATCAGCCCTCCATGCTTTTCAAGCTGGGCGTGGCCGAGTGGATCGTCCGGCAGGCCATACAGCCCGATGGATCCGCTCTGAAGCGGGTGGAGAGTCTGGAAAAAGAGCTGGACGGCGAAATGCAGTATGGAAAACCTGTAGCCATGCGTGTTGAGCGGATTCTTGCCACCCTGGTGGCCGATCCTGTAACTTTTCAGGAGGCTATCCTGCCCACAGCCACGGTGCTGAAGGCAAAATTCCTTGAGGAGCTCGGGCCGGCCACCTCCAAAAAAGGAGATTCGGTGAAACTTGTGCTGGCGGACGATCTTTTTGTGGATAAAATACTGGTCGCTCCCAGGGGCAGCTTCATCGACACCCGGGTTCGGGAGGTGAAACAGCCTCGGGCTTTTGGGGTTCCCGGTCAGGTTCTTCTGGAATTTCGCTCCCTGGTTCCGCTGGGGCCGCAGCAACCGCCTGTGACCGTGGGAGACGCCTCCAAAAAAGCCACTGAAGAGGCTCAGAAGGGTAAGGACAAGGGAGAGAGCGGCATCATCGGCGCGGCCGGAGCCAGCATTGGCGGAGCGGTTCTGTTGGGGCCCGTGGGGCTCATCGGAGGAGCTCTCGTTCGAGGTAACGCCGTCAAAATTCCGGAGGGATCCGTTACCTTCGTAGAGACCTCCGGCGACGTCCGAATTTCCGGCTGGCCGGTTCCGGAAAGTCTCCACATCGACCCGAACGCCACCATCAAAGAGGGCGTCGTGCCGACCACCACCACAACCACCACCATTACCACAACAACCACCACTCACGGCACGGGGACAGGCGGCAGGGAGACCATCGAACTGCCTCCCGAGCAGAAGATCAACTGAGCGTGGTTCGAGTGAAAAACAGGACGCCGGCGCGAAAATTTTCGTTACTCTGTTTAAGCGCGTTTCCGCTCCTGCTTTTTTCTCTGTGGAGCTTCTCCGTGGCTTTTGCCGGCCCCCTGGAGGACACCGTACGGATTCTGGAGCGGGAAACCTCGTTCCACTGGGGGCGCGACTGCCTGGTGTGGATCGTCCATTACCCGGAGGATCTGGTGGACCCCTGGGTGGACGCCGAGGCGGGCCGGGCCGGCATGTCGGAGGCCGAGCGGCGGGCCTACAGGGAGAGTTTTATGTCCGATATTTCCATGGGGAAGGCGGAGGCGTTCCTGTTCACCGTTTACGCTTTTGGTCCCCGCCCCCTCAGCTTTGCCCCCTTTTCCGAAAAGGTGGCTCTGGTGACCTCCGAGGGGAAACGCTTCAAACCTGTGCGTTATGACCGTTTTTTGGATCAGCCCGTGTCCGGCATCGCTCAGGGGCTGGTTTTTTTCCCGAAGCAGAAAGGTGAGGAATATGCCCTTGCGGTGCAGGGAATGGGGGTCTACGACGAGCGCCTTTTCGCCTTTGGAAGCCATCCTTCCCAGCCTTACGGCTCTCCCGCGGCCGGTGAGGCGGAGCCCGAAGTCGTGGTAGTGGAGCTTCCGCGGGCGAAGGACGGAAACAGGGCAAACGGCGGTTCCAAAGAGTCTGGAGTAAAAAAGGCGCCGCCCGAGAAAAATTCGGTCCGGAAGGCCGGTCTCCCCGACGCCCCCAAAGTCATCGAACGGCCTCAGCCGGCGCCGCCTCTGGTGACCCGTCCAAACGTTCCTGAAATTGTCATCTCCGAGCCGGAACCCCAGAGCATGGCCGATTTTATCGCGTCCGTGCGCGGGGAGGAAAAAGGCCTGAGCAGCGCCGACGAAACGGGAGCTCCCC encodes:
- the rho gene encoding transcription termination factor Rho, with translation MVASKEKKEVAEQTVLTRKRTRTVRETTAETPARRRVTAKTPSPDVPQEPATAEAPPEESPKATPKPRGRRPRLTGGETPLLPLLAEPSAPEPSKAQETAPPASQETPEPPASQPVATESPSSNLPAPAAVPEPPAPAVEVYSPPKPKHSYGYLAAQTLVDLRKIGKELSVPGATTLRKDDLIISVLKAQAESMNYKFGGGTLEILPEGFGFLRPKGMLPTDNDVYLSVSQIRRFGLRNGDVIWGLIRPPREQEHYEALLRVETVNFSDPEHSRRRAQFGQLTPIFPNIRMNLETGPKDLATRLVDMFAPIGMGQRALIVSPPKAGKTTLLKRIANAISVNCPDVILMALLIDERPEEVTDIARSVDGEVIASTFDRPADEHIRVANLALEKAKRLAEAKRDVVILLDSITRLARASNLTVPPSGRTLSGGLDPSGLYFPKRFFGAARNFEEGGSLTIVGTALTDTGSRMDDVIYEEFKGTGNMELHLSRKLAEQRIFPAIDITRSGTRREELLMPEDELARLWVLRKRIVGVDEAGALNLILDKLRQTQNNKEFLLSIKLP
- a CDS encoding LysM peptidoglycan-binding domain-containing M23 family metallopeptidase produces the protein MKTSGRKRVSVDEKRMSVKEFRWGFCLLIVLMFGLSVFLMVSAGSRFSEAAWGILPIDGSDDISADGFMAVDLSDTVEQDTNPFAMVASMRGAAFAFQRPADDGEFLPGEGETGTPEFFRRSLPSEVNAGANLPAAEKIESDLKLPSAATKMTSIPLPSPFSEPVGDFGPLPRDLSDFESIVLNTTEDGLRLPDDSLGDLPSMDLPDEDIILAQVGPHWKEHVVKTGETLSDIALLYGGVTTQDILRANGLKDANRLTAQQILLIPDDAGYIEDTLEEVRIRQSRVAALREQVVPLKVAAYVVTAGDNLWSIANSHDLELDTLIGSNTFRESTVLKPGMVLRIPNQDGIFYKLKKGDTMDSLVRKYQVSLSKIKKVNPTVDVVSLKAGDEIFLPGARPEAIVEAKKADTPGKKTASPAATVQNKGARLYRWPVMGKINSPFGWRRHPITKRKDFHTGLDIKANRDTVIRCARDGRVAYSGWMGGYGKVVVVEHANGQSTLYAHCNSLLVQKGEKVSVGQNIARVGTTGRTTGPHLHFEVRLGNRAENPLKYLR
- a CDS encoding CTP synthase, producing the protein MAKYVFITGGVVSSLGKGITAASIGTLLKKRGFRVSIIKVDPYLNVDAGTMNPFQHGEVFVTDDGAETDLDLGHYERFIDESLGDENSITTGKIYSSVIDRERRGAYLGGTVQVIPHITNDIQERLIRAGEGRDVVIVEIGGTVGDIESLPFLEAIRQMSDRVGRGNAIYCHVTLVPWLEAARELKTKPTQHSVQELRRIGILPHILVCRTSHPMDTDMKNKIALFCTVPPEAVIEVRDEPTIYNVPISLHRQNLDTLVLQYLSIPCESGPDLEDWRLVVDRFMNAPESVEIALVGKYIQHKDAYLSVVEALHHAGIHHNVKVKVRSVESSDVEKQGVDAMLEGVDGILIPGGFGSRGIEGKIATVRYARENKIPLFGICLGMQMMVVEYARNVCRLAGAHSEEMDPATVHPVIHRMPEQIGLEKMGGTMRLGAYDCDLVEGSAAALAYGAKRISERHRHRYEFNNTYRERLEDAGLRISGICTERNLVEIVELPGHPWFLGGQFHGELKSRPIRPHPLFAAFVGASIKNRDSN